From the genome of Rathayibacter sp. VKM Ac-2804:
TACGGCAACCGCAATTTCTGGCGCATCTTCAGCAACTGGTTCGGCGACCCGCGCGCGGGGGAGTGAGCGCGCAGGCTCCCGGATCGCCGCCCCGGGCGTCAGGCGGCGACCGGCGCCTTCGGCCGCAGGCGCTTGACCGACACTCCGGCCAGCTCACCGAGCTCGGCCAGGCTCCCGGCTCCGTGCCGGCGGGCGGCGTGCACGACGATCGCGGCGCAGGCCTCGGCGTCGGCCGATGCGTCGTGGTGGCGGAAGTCGTCGTAGCCGGCGGCGAAGGCGACGGACGGCAGGCGGTAGGACTCGAGCTCGTAGGTCTTGCGGGCGAGCTGGAGGGAGCAGAGGTAGTCGTAGGCGGGGAGCTCGAGCGCCGTCGCGGCGCAGGCGGCGCGGATCACGCTCATGTCGAAGCCGGCGTTGTGCGCGACGAAGACGTCCTGGCCGGCGAAGGTGACCAGGTCGTCGAACTGCTCGACCCAGGAGGCGGCCGCGTGCACGTCGTGCTTGCGGATGCCGTGGATGCGGGTGTTCCACTCGAGGAAGTCGTCGTAGCCGTACGGCGGGCGGATGAGCCAGCCCGCGCGGTCCACGACGCGGCCGTCGCGGACCTTCACGAGCCCGACCGAGCAGGCGGAGGCTCCGTGCGAGTTGGCGGTCTCGAAGTCGATGGCGGTGAAGTCGATGGGCACGCCCTCACCCTCTCACGCACCTCCGACGCCGCCCGGACCGGCACGCGGCGCCCCCGCGACCACGCCGTAGGATGGATGCCCGTGGCTCTCACTATCGCAATCGTCGGACTCCCCAACGTCGGCAAGTCGACGCTCTTCAACGCGCTGACCAAGAACACGGTGCTCGCCGCGAACTACCCGTTCGCGACGATCGAGCCCAACGTCGGGGTCGTGAACCTGCCCGACTCCCGCCTCGAGGTGCTCGCCGGCATCTTCGGCTCGGAGCGCATCCTCCCCGCGCCCGTCTCCTTCGTCGACATCGCCGGCATCGTCCACGGCGCCTCGGAGGGTGAGGGCCTGGGCAACAAGTTCCTCGCCAACATCCGCGAGGCCGACGCCATCGCCCAGGTCATCCGCGGCTTCGAGGACGCCGACGTCGTGCACGTCGACGGCAAGGTCGACGCCGCGAGCGACATGGAGACGATCAACACCGAGCTCGTCCTCGCCGACCTGCAGACCCTCGAGAAGGCCGAGGCGCGCTACGAGAAGGAGCTCAAGGGGAAGAAGATCGAGCCGATCGTGCTCGAGACGGCGAAGAAGGCGCGCGAGTTCCTCGACACCGGCAAGCCGCTCTCGGCGTCCTCGATCGAGCTCGAGCCGATCCGCGAGCTGGGCCTGCTCACCGCGAAGCCCTTCATCTACGTCTTCAACGTCGACGAGGCCGTGCTGACCGACGAGGCGCGCAAGGCCGAGCTGGCCGCGCTGGTCGCCCCCGCGCACGCGATCTTCCTCGACGCCAAGATCGAGTCCGAGCTGATCGACCTCGACGAGGCCGACGCCGCCGAGATGCTCGAGTCCACCGGCCAGACCGAGTCCGGCCTCAACCAGCTCGCGAGCATCGGCTTCGACACCCTCGGCCTGCAGACCTACCTGACGGCGGGCCCGAAGGAGACGCGCGCCTGGACGATCGGCAAGGGCTGGACCGCCCCGCAGGCGGCCGGCGTGATCCACACCGACTTCCAGAAGGGCTTCATCAAGGCCGAGATCATCTCGTTCGACGACCTCGTCGAGACCGGCTCCATCGCCGAGGCCCGCGCCAAGGGCAAGGCCCGCATCGAGGGCAAGGACTACGTGATGCAGGACGGCGACGTCGTGGAGTTCCGCTTCAACGTGTGACGGTCCGCCGGGTTCCGGCTCGCGGAACGGCCTCCGGCTCGCAGGATCCCCACGATCCGGCGAGCCGGAGGTGATTCCGCGCGCCCGAGGGCCGCGTCGGCCGACGTGCCGAGCCTCAGTTGAGGACGTCGCCGATGATCCAGCTGGAGAGGCCGACCAGCGTGCAGACGCCGACGACGACCCAGGCGACCGTCCGGCGGGTCGAACGGGCGACGGCCTCCGAGGTGCGCGGGGTCGGCCGCAGCGGCGCGACGTAGGCGGGTGGCGCCTCGGTGGCCCCCGGGACCAGCCGGGGGAGCGTCACCGGCCGGCCGTCGACCCAGTCCGCCGGCAGCTCGGCGGCGCGCGCCGCCTGGAGGGTCAGCTCGGCCTTCAGGGGCGAGCCCTGGAGCGAGCAGTAGGCGACGGCGGTGAGGCCGAGGCCGGCCAGGTGGCGGAGGGTGGGCGCGAACTGCTCGGACGTCGCGGTGGTCAGCTCGCCCACGCGGTCGCCGTCGAGGCGCACCTCCACGAGACCGCCGTCGAGGTGGAGCGTCACGAGGAGGAGGCCGCGGCCGCCCTGGGGGACCACGCCGGCCAGGCGGACGAAGTGCTCGTCCTCGCGCTGCACCTGCAGGGCGCGACCCCACGGCAGGATCGAGTAGCGCTCCTGAGGCGGCGCGTTGAGCGGCACGAGGAGCTCGGGGGCGACAAGGGCGACCTTCACCGAGGCGCGCAGGCCCTCCTCCGTCCGCTCGGCGCGCAGCCGGGCGGACGTCGTGGGGGCGGCGCGACCGGCGACGACGCGGGAGAGGCCGGTGAGCGCGGGGGCGCGGCGGTAGGCGTCGGGGAGATAGCCGATCACGCGGCCGCCGGCACGGACGGAGACGGCGGGAGTGCCGGTGGGGTGGTCGGGCTCGGGGACGAGGACGACGTCGAGGATCCGGTCGGAGATCTCGCCGAC
Proteins encoded in this window:
- a CDS encoding exonuclease domain-containing protein; translation: MPIDFTAIDFETANSHGASACSVGLVKVRDGRVVDRAGWLIRPPYGYDDFLEWNTRIHGIRKHDVHAAASWVEQFDDLVTFAGQDVFVAHNAGFDMSVIRAACAATALELPAYDYLCSLQLARKTYELESYRLPSVAFAAGYDDFRHHDASADAEACAAIVVHAARRHGAGSLAELGELAGVSVKRLRPKAPVAA
- the ychF gene encoding redox-regulated ATPase YchF, producing MALTIAIVGLPNVGKSTLFNALTKNTVLAANYPFATIEPNVGVVNLPDSRLEVLAGIFGSERILPAPVSFVDIAGIVHGASEGEGLGNKFLANIREADAIAQVIRGFEDADVVHVDGKVDAASDMETINTELVLADLQTLEKAEARYEKELKGKKIEPIVLETAKKAREFLDTGKPLSASSIELEPIRELGLLTAKPFIYVFNVDEAVLTDEARKAELAALVAPAHAIFLDAKIESELIDLDEADAAEMLESTGQTESGLNQLASIGFDTLGLQTYLTAGPKETRAWTIGKGWTAPQAAGVIHTDFQKGFIKAEIISFDDLVETGSIAEARAKGKARIEGKDYVMQDGDVVEFRFNV
- a CDS encoding DUF2510 domain-containing protein, with product MDDERAAPAGWYRDDARPGSMRWWDGTAWTDARRSAEDSAPGDPDEQEQRRLPDTAPEHVEYRLPNSAGTPTVDATDEAERIEEIAAVVGRPLRVGEISDRILDVVLVPEPDHPTGTPAVSVRAGGRVIGYLPDAYRRAPALTGLSRVVAGRAAPTTSARLRAERTEEGLRASVKVALVAPELLVPLNAPPQERYSILPWGRALQVQREDEHFVRLAGVVPQGGRGLLLVTLHLDGGLVEVRLDGDRVGELTTATSEQFAPTLRHLAGLGLTAVAYCSLQGSPLKAELTLQAARAAELPADWVDGRPVTLPRLVPGATEAPPAYVAPLRPTPRTSEAVARSTRRTVAWVVVGVCTLVGLSSWIIGDVLN